A genomic stretch from Falco naumanni isolate bFalNau1 chromosome 6, bFalNau1.pat, whole genome shotgun sequence includes:
- the NDUFAF4 gene encoding NADH dehydrogenase [ubiquinone] 1 alpha subcomplex assembly factor 4, whose amino-acid sequence MGGRLARVFRNFNVESRARREISKEKPTPAPRHPASRLDELAHHPEIRQEIYRKDDRLLTLLKDVYVESRDPPVRVEDGGGEHLPCKQEEKRLTKLGHLGELDVKKVHKGKISIVEALTLLNNHKLHPQIWTAEKIAVEYSLELKDVSSLLEFFIPFTVQEFPKETKKAIKPT is encoded by the exons atgGGCGGGCGGCTGGCCCGCGTGTTCCGGAATTTCAACGTGGAGAGCCGGGCCCGCCGCGAGATCAGCAAGGAGAAGCCGACGCCCGCGCCGCGGCACCCCGCCTCCCGCCTGGACGAGCTGGCCC ACCACCCAGAGATACGACAAGAAATTTACAGAAAGGACGATAGGCTTCTCACCTTGTTAAAAGATGTTTATGTCGAGTCCAGAGATCCACCTGTGCGG GTAGAAGATGGAGGTGGTGAACATCTTCCATGtaaacaggaggaaaagagacTTACAAAACTAGGCCACTTGGGAGAGCTAGATGTTAAGAAAGTTCACAAAGGCAAAATTTCCATTGTGGAGGCTCTGACGCTTCTTAATAATCATAAACTTCATCCTCAAATATGGACTGCAGAGAAAATAGCAGTGGAATACAGTCTGGAACTGAAGGATGTCAGCTCTCTTCTGGAATTCTTCATTCCTTTCACTGTGCAGGAATTTcctaaagaaaccaaaaaagctATAAAgccaacataa